Proteins encoded by one window of Pseudonocardia alni:
- the serA gene encoding phosphoglycerate dehydrogenase, translating into MKVLLLENIHPGAAEAFRRDGFEVETRPGSLGGDELHDALAGVQLLGIRSNTTITAEVLDAAKDLLAVGCFCIGTNQVDLTAAAERGIAVFNAPYSNTRSVVELVIGEIVVLARRLTEKTQRMHEGVWDKSAKGAHEFRGRTLGIVGYGNIGTQLSNMAEAIGLQVVFYDTADRLAHGNARRMPSLDALLAESDVVSIHVDGRPGNAGLFGAEQFARMKPRSMFINASRGMVTDEHALRENILSGHLAGAAVDVFPVEPKAQGDEFDSPLRGLDNVILTPHIGGSTQEAQEGIGTFVSRKLLDFVQLGATPLSVNLPNVGALNPPGVFRTAYLHTSTPGVLADINRLLADAGVNVVGQSLSTGGDLGYVLTDTDQVLPEDVLSALRRAAQTVWLRSYRL; encoded by the coding sequence GTGAAGGTCCTGTTGCTGGAAAACATCCACCCCGGCGCCGCCGAGGCGTTCCGACGCGACGGCTTCGAGGTCGAGACCCGACCCGGGTCGCTCGGCGGCGACGAACTGCACGACGCGCTCGCCGGTGTGCAGCTGCTCGGCATCCGCTCCAACACCACGATCACCGCCGAGGTGCTCGACGCTGCCAAGGACCTGCTGGCCGTCGGCTGCTTCTGCATCGGCACCAACCAGGTCGACCTCACCGCGGCGGCCGAGCGCGGCATCGCCGTGTTCAACGCGCCGTACTCGAACACGCGCAGCGTCGTCGAGCTGGTCATCGGTGAGATCGTGGTCCTGGCGCGGCGGCTGACCGAGAAGACCCAGCGGATGCACGAGGGCGTCTGGGACAAGTCCGCCAAGGGCGCGCACGAGTTCCGCGGCCGCACCCTGGGCATCGTCGGCTACGGCAACATCGGCACCCAGCTCTCCAACATGGCCGAGGCCATCGGGCTGCAGGTCGTGTTCTACGACACCGCCGACCGGCTCGCCCACGGCAACGCACGGCGGATGCCGAGCCTGGACGCGCTGTTGGCCGAGTCCGACGTCGTCTCCATCCACGTCGACGGCCGCCCCGGCAACGCCGGCCTCTTCGGTGCCGAGCAGTTCGCCCGGATGAAGCCCCGCTCGATGTTCATCAACGCCTCGCGCGGCATGGTCACCGACGAGCACGCCCTGCGGGAGAACATCCTGTCCGGGCACCTCGCGGGCGCCGCCGTCGACGTGTTCCCGGTCGAGCCCAAGGCCCAGGGCGACGAGTTCGACTCACCGCTGCGCGGCCTGGACAACGTCATCCTGACCCCGCACATCGGCGGGTCGACCCAGGAGGCGCAGGAGGGCATCGGCACTTTCGTCTCGCGCAAGCTGCTCGACTTCGTGCAGCTCGGCGCCACTCCCCTGTCGGTGAACCTGCCGAACGTGGGCGCCCTGAACCCGCCCGGGGTGTTCCGGACCGCCTACCTGCACACCAGCACCCCCGGTGTGCTCGCCGACATCAACCGGCTGCTGGCCGACGCCGGCGTCAACGTCGTCGGGCAGTCGCTGTCCACCGGCGGCGACCTCGGCTACGTGCTGACCGACACCGACCAGGTCCTGCCCGAGGACGTGCTCTCGGCGCTCCGCCGGGCCGCCCAGACCGTCTGGCTGCGGTCCTACCGGCTCTGA
- a CDS encoding GNAT family N-acetyltransferase: MEHVQIDIDDLSGAQIRRFLAGHLSDMRAQGPPESTHALDLDGLRGPGVTVWAARDDDGTLLGCGALSELAAGSVPEHPAAEIKSMRAAERARGRGVGAAVLTRLLDAARGRGHRAVYLETGAGEYWAPARRLYERFGFTVCPPFADYPVDPLSVHYRRLV; this comes from the coding sequence ATGGAGCACGTGCAGATCGACATCGACGACCTGTCCGGGGCGCAGATCCGGCGGTTCCTGGCCGGGCACCTCTCCGACATGCGCGCCCAGGGGCCACCGGAGAGCACACACGCGCTGGACCTCGACGGACTCCGCGGGCCCGGTGTGACCGTCTGGGCCGCCCGCGACGACGACGGCACCCTCCTCGGCTGCGGCGCGCTGAGCGAGCTGGCGGCCGGCTCGGTGCCCGAGCACCCGGCAGCGGAGATCAAGTCCATGCGGGCGGCCGAGCGGGCCCGCGGTCGCGGCGTCGGCGCCGCGGTGCTGACCCGGCTGCTCGACGCGGCACGCGGGCGGGGGCACCGGGCGGTGTACCTGGAGACGGGCGCGGGGGAGTACTGGGCCCCGGCGCGGCGGCTCTACGAGCGCTTCGGCTTCACGGTCTGCCCGCCGTTCGCCGACTACCCGGTCGATCCGCTGAGCGTGCACTACCGACGCCTCGTGTGA
- a CDS encoding histone-like nucleoid-structuring protein Lsr2, with protein sequence MAKVETIRLVDDITGGDADETVDFGLDGRRFEIDLTADNAAALRDALAPFVGVARTAGSPRTGRNAGVSAPSAGRSGADGSDAATREHNRAVRAWARENGWTLSERGRIPSEVVEAHRRARAGEAAGVTPQGPATDEPAAEAVPAARAVPDRETGDEGPAERRQSSAAPAVEFSG encoded by the coding sequence GTGGCGAAGGTCGAGACGATCCGGCTGGTCGACGACATCACCGGCGGCGACGCCGACGAGACCGTCGATTTCGGGCTCGACGGCCGCCGGTTCGAGATCGACCTGACCGCGGACAACGCCGCGGCGCTGCGGGACGCGCTCGCCCCGTTCGTCGGGGTCGCGCGTACCGCGGGGTCCCCGCGCACCGGACGCAACGCGGGCGTGTCCGCGCCGTCGGCCGGGCGCAGCGGTGCGGACGGCTCGGACGCCGCGACCCGCGAGCACAACCGCGCGGTGCGGGCCTGGGCCCGGGAGAACGGGTGGACGCTGTCCGAGCGGGGCCGCATCCCGTCCGAGGTCGTCGAGGCCCACCGCCGCGCCCGTGCCGGCGAGGCCGCGGGCGTCACGCCGCAGGGACCGGCCACCGACGAGCCCGCCGCCGAGGCCGTGCCGGCAGCCCGGGCCGTCCCGGACCGCGAGACCGGGGACGAGGGGCCCGCGGAGCGCAGGCAGTCCTCCGCGGCGCCCGCGGTCGAGTTCAGCGGCTGA
- a CDS encoding arabinosyltransferase domain-containing protein yields MLTSEATVAAPAPVDTLRDRRRLHWAGRLGLLAFVLAVAVPFLPVVQHTTTIVWPSVADGTADVNAPLVALRPETMSVVVPADAIRSLDDRADGSATVLSTVPPESPEGARSGMVLTVADGQLALVDRGQQLATAPLRAGPSEVRITSDGTSTTIDLGSGAQTFEGDLRPQVVGIYSDLDTALDPTAGTAVRITPDTRFDTSPSVWKTAATVVAAVALLGSLLALAGVDRHLGRSPHRAGRDAIGGLAGRWPPRLRRWWSRARPRPIDLIVTVVLVGWAAIGGQTSDDGFTLGIVRDVPTSGYVGNYYRWYDAAEAPFGWFYDLYALWVRVSDSLLWLRLPSVLMGIMAWWLVSRGLLPRLGRQARRSRAATWAAGMVFLAFWMAYNSGLRPEPVVVVCSLLALVCVERALALQRLLPVALGLFAASMAVGANPAGLIAIAPFIAGVRPLWHLLSARVRAVGAVPVLAPLLASGTAILMIAWADQSWAAVVDSTRLRSDIGPDWPWYTEIAQRYAPLFEGLADGSIARRFPILLVILCLLACVVVLIRRNRIPGAALGPAQRLIGSTVIALLIFALTPTKWTHHFGDLVGLGSGMVALAAIATGSDVLRSLRNRLAFLSAVFLVAALSAAGPNLWWYTNNWGVPWAGEQVTVAGYELSTILLLVALLLAAGAGVEHLRGIREERHPDQLAGVERALGRIPLLGRWVRARDWRRDASSALRATRRLRLTSAPLAVLCGLLVTFNVWSMVSAVQDRSGTWTMGADALSHPFGGSCGLASQVFAERRPVDGVLPPAPEPTGMAAPARSGLLPTVAPPPPPGEPTSTPAPLAPGVVPANSPDAQLLDPNSGGSGFVRDGIPPTGGGTGASGFEYVLSGGLGSDAAPAFGSYVPRSDRNTGTLRTPWVMLTAEQRAGTTPLVVTAAGRLGNGNRLTVQYATRLSDGRVRVVEQTTLDDGRVEEMPWRELRFDLPETARAATEVRMVVQDNSLGADGWLAIAPLRAPQLAPLSQVVGDQPMFLEYPVSLASPCLHPFRTSGGVAEVPAYRLQADGSQMRADGEGWSSPQAGGPLGWITVIGKQTELPTYLEGDPGRDWGKVQAIQPYRPNAVTPTLERRDVDRSGLYSSGPLPAPPPGIPSPSR; encoded by the coding sequence GTGCTCACCTCCGAAGCGACGGTCGCCGCGCCGGCTCCGGTCGACACGCTCCGCGACCGTCGACGCCTGCACTGGGCGGGCCGGCTCGGTCTCCTGGCGTTCGTGCTCGCCGTCGCGGTGCCCTTCCTGCCCGTGGTGCAGCACACGACCACGATCGTCTGGCCGTCGGTGGCGGACGGCACCGCCGACGTCAACGCGCCGCTGGTCGCGCTGCGCCCGGAGACGATGTCGGTGGTCGTCCCCGCCGACGCGATCCGCAGCCTCGACGACCGCGCCGACGGCTCCGCCACGGTGCTGTCGACCGTCCCGCCGGAGTCGCCGGAGGGCGCCCGCTCCGGGATGGTCCTGACCGTCGCCGACGGCCAGCTGGCGCTGGTCGACCGCGGCCAGCAGCTCGCGACGGCGCCGCTGCGGGCCGGCCCGTCGGAGGTCCGGATCACCTCCGACGGCACGTCCACCACGATCGACCTGGGCTCCGGGGCGCAGACCTTCGAGGGGGACCTGCGGCCGCAGGTCGTGGGGATCTACTCCGACCTGGACACCGCGCTCGACCCGACGGCCGGCACCGCGGTCCGGATCACCCCGGACACCCGCTTCGACACCAGCCCGTCGGTGTGGAAGACCGCGGCCACCGTCGTCGCCGCGGTGGCGCTGCTGGGCTCGCTGCTCGCGCTGGCCGGCGTCGACCGGCACCTGGGCCGCAGCCCGCACCGGGCGGGCCGCGACGCCATCGGCGGTCTCGCCGGGCGGTGGCCGCCGCGGCTGCGCCGCTGGTGGTCCCGTGCGAGGCCCCGGCCGATCGACCTGATCGTCACGGTGGTGCTGGTCGGGTGGGCGGCGATCGGGGGCCAGACCTCCGACGACGGGTTCACCCTCGGCATCGTCCGCGACGTCCCGACCTCGGGCTACGTCGGCAACTACTACCGCTGGTACGACGCCGCGGAGGCGCCGTTCGGCTGGTTCTACGATCTCTACGCGCTGTGGGTGCGGGTCTCGGACTCGCTGCTGTGGCTGCGGCTTCCCTCGGTGCTGATGGGGATCATGGCCTGGTGGCTGGTCTCCCGGGGCCTGCTGCCGCGCCTGGGCCGTCAGGCCCGCCGCTCGCGGGCGGCGACCTGGGCCGCCGGGATGGTGTTCCTGGCGTTCTGGATGGCCTACAACTCCGGGCTGCGGCCCGAGCCGGTCGTCGTCGTGTGCTCGCTGCTCGCCCTGGTGTGCGTGGAGCGGGCGCTGGCCCTGCAGCGGCTGCTGCCGGTCGCCCTGGGGCTGTTCGCGGCGTCGATGGCGGTCGGGGCGAACCCGGCCGGGCTGATCGCGATCGCGCCGTTCATCGCCGGCGTGCGTCCGCTGTGGCACCTGCTGTCGGCCCGGGTGCGGGCGGTCGGCGCCGTCCCCGTTCTCGCCCCGCTGCTGGCCTCCGGCACCGCGATCCTGATGATCGCCTGGGCGGACCAGAGCTGGGCAGCGGTGGTCGACTCCACCCGACTGCGGTCCGACATCGGCCCGGACTGGCCCTGGTACACCGAGATCGCCCAGCGCTACGCGCCCCTGTTCGAGGGGCTCGCGGACGGATCCATCGCCCGTCGGTTCCCGATCCTGCTGGTCATCCTCTGCCTGCTGGCGTGCGTCGTCGTGCTGATCCGGCGCAACCGGATCCCCGGTGCCGCGCTCGGGCCCGCCCAGCGCCTCATCGGCAGCACCGTGATCGCGCTGCTGATCTTCGCGCTCACCCCGACCAAGTGGACCCACCACTTCGGGGACCTGGTCGGTCTGGGCTCGGGCATGGTGGCGCTCGCCGCGATCGCCACCGGCTCGGACGTCCTGCGCTCGCTGCGCAACCGGCTCGCGTTCCTGTCCGCGGTGTTCCTGGTGGCGGCGCTGTCCGCGGCCGGGCCGAACCTGTGGTGGTACACGAACAACTGGGGCGTGCCCTGGGCCGGCGAGCAGGTCACCGTCGCCGGCTACGAGCTCTCCACGATCCTGCTGCTCGTCGCGCTGCTGCTCGCCGCGGGGGCCGGGGTCGAGCACCTGCGCGGGATCCGCGAGGAGCGGCACCCCGACCAGTTGGCGGGTGTCGAGCGCGCGCTGGGCCGGATCCCGCTGCTCGGGCGCTGGGTCCGGGCCCGGGACTGGCGCCGCGACGCGTCATCGGCGCTGCGGGCGACCCGGCGGCTGCGGCTGACCTCGGCGCCACTGGCGGTGCTGTGCGGGCTGCTCGTCACGTTCAACGTGTGGTCGATGGTCTCGGCCGTCCAGGACCGCTCCGGCACGTGGACGATGGGTGCCGACGCGCTGTCGCACCCGTTCGGCGGGTCCTGCGGGCTCGCCAGCCAGGTGTTCGCCGAGCGCAGGCCCGTCGACGGCGTGCTGCCCCCCGCCCCGGAGCCGACCGGAATGGCCGCGCCGGCCCGCTCCGGGCTGCTCCCGACCGTCGCGCCGCCGCCCCCGCCGGGGGAGCCGACCTCGACCCCGGCACCGCTGGCCCCGGGGGTGGTCCCCGCCAACAGCCCCGACGCGCAGCTGCTCGACCCCAACAGCGGGGGCAGCGGCTTCGTCCGCGACGGGATCCCGCCGACCGGCGGCGGCACCGGCGCCTCCGGGTTCGAGTACGTCCTGTCCGGTGGGCTCGGCAGCGACGCGGCACCCGCGTTCGGCAGCTACGTGCCCCGCAGCGACCGCAACACCGGCACCCTGCGAACCCCGTGGGTGATGCTGACCGCCGAGCAGCGCGCCGGCACCACGCCGCTGGTCGTCACGGCAGCCGGGCGCCTGGGCAACGGGAACCGGCTCACCGTCCAGTACGCGACACGGTTGTCGGACGGGCGGGTCCGCGTCGTCGAGCAGACCACCCTCGACGACGGCCGGGTGGAGGAGATGCCGTGGCGCGAGCTGCGGTTCGACCTGCCCGAGACCGCCCGAGCGGCCACCGAGGTCCGGATGGTCGTGCAGGACAACTCGCTCGGCGCCGACGGCTGGCTCGCCATCGCGCCGCTGCGGGCGCCGCAGCTGGCGCCGTTGTCACAGGTCGTGGGCGACCAGCCGATGTTCCTCGAGTACCCGGTGTCGCTCGCCAGCCCGTGCCTGCACCCGTTCCGGACCTCCGGCGGCGTCGCCGAGGTCCCCGCCTACCGGCTGCAGGCCGACGGCAGCCAGATGCGTGCCGACGGGGAGGGGTGGTCGTCCCCGCAGGCCGGTGGCCCACTGGGCTGGATCACCGTGATCGGCAAGCAGACCGAGCTGCCCACCTACCTCGAGGGCGACCCGGGGCGGGACTGGGGCAAGGTGCAGGCGATCCAGCCGTACCGGCCGAACGCGGTCACCCCGACCCTGGAACGTCGCGATGTGGACCGTTCCGGGCTCTACAGCTCCGGTCCGCTGCCGGCGCCGCCGCCGGGCATCCCGTCACCGAGCCGGTGA
- a CDS encoding antibiotic biosynthesis monooxygenase, protein MSLDTRDRADGTTPAAASAPVPTGGDPVTVSFTRRADPGHAAEMTAWIRSGLLMAEGFPGFLGGGWVRSRDGSDEWHMLARFDSPESLGRWEASPERRWWLGSAQGLAEMTRAERRTGIEGWFDQPTAVETAGPPQVTPPRWKQATTIWLVFFPMNLLATVTLGALLADWPVVPRLAVTTIVLTPVMVYVMLPWITRVLGWWLQGRRFRDRHRVPVG, encoded by the coding sequence ATGTCCCTCGACACCCGCGACCGGGCCGACGGCACCACCCCCGCCGCCGCGTCCGCTCCCGTTCCGACCGGCGGCGACCCCGTCACGGTCTCGTTCACCCGTCGCGCCGACCCCGGTCACGCCGCGGAGATGACCGCCTGGATCCGCTCCGGCCTGCTCATGGCCGAGGGGTTCCCCGGCTTCCTCGGCGGCGGCTGGGTCCGCAGCCGCGACGGCTCCGACGAGTGGCACATGCTGGCCCGCTTCGACTCCCCGGAGTCGCTCGGGCGCTGGGAGGCGAGCCCCGAGCGCCGCTGGTGGCTCGGGTCCGCCCAGGGCCTGGCGGAGATGACCCGGGCCGAGCGCCGCACCGGGATCGAGGGCTGGTTCGACCAGCCCACCGCGGTGGAGACGGCCGGCCCGCCCCAGGTCACACCGCCGCGCTGGAAGCAGGCGACGACGATCTGGCTCGTCTTCTTCCCGATGAACCTCCTGGCCACGGTGACCCTCGGCGCGCTGCTCGCGGACTGGCCCGTCGTGCCGCGGCTGGCGGTCACGACGATCGTCCTGACCCCGGTCATGGTGTACGTGATGCTGCCCTGGATCACCCGTGTGCTGGGGTGGTGGCTGCAGGGCAGGCGGTTCCGCGACCGGCACCGCGTCCCGGTGGGCTGA
- a CDS encoding esterase/lipase family protein, with protein sequence MAGQGNDRRRWAAVVSIAVAVCTVGLALVPPAQAAAPEPEQVASVQDLLDPSPPGSNDWGCRPSEAHPEPVVLVHGLSANQGNNWAYMAPQLAQRGYCVFSLTYGRNPLAPPPLTQVGGLAPMEDSAADLAAFVDRVRGATGAAKVDIVGHSEGSLMPNHYVRFLGGADEVRRYVGLTPLWDGTSTAGLAFLNRTGEQLGLGPAVGTVLDPLCASCRQFLHGSDFLQRMNSDGGPRADGVDYTMILTRYDELVVPYTSGLLDGAHNIVLQDGCPTDLAEHVAVAFDPVTLQHVLNALDPAHANPVRCLPVGPDAPAAS encoded by the coding sequence GTGGCTGGACAGGGCAACGACCGGCGCAGGTGGGCGGCGGTCGTCTCGATCGCGGTCGCGGTGTGCACGGTCGGCCTCGCGCTGGTCCCGCCCGCCCAGGCGGCGGCACCGGAGCCCGAGCAGGTCGCGTCGGTGCAGGACCTGCTGGACCCCTCCCCGCCCGGGTCGAACGACTGGGGCTGCCGGCCGTCGGAGGCGCACCCGGAGCCGGTCGTCCTCGTCCACGGCCTCTCGGCCAACCAGGGGAACAACTGGGCCTACATGGCCCCGCAGCTGGCCCAGCGCGGTTACTGCGTGTTCTCCCTGACCTACGGCCGCAACCCCCTGGCCCCGCCGCCGCTGACCCAGGTCGGCGGGCTCGCCCCGATGGAGGACAGCGCCGCCGATCTCGCGGCGTTCGTCGACCGGGTCCGCGGGGCCACCGGTGCCGCGAAGGTCGACATCGTCGGCCACTCCGAGGGTTCGCTGATGCCGAACCACTACGTCCGGTTCCTCGGGGGCGCCGACGAGGTCCGGCGCTACGTCGGCCTGACACCGCTCTGGGACGGCACGAGCACCGCCGGGCTGGCGTTCCTCAACCGCACCGGCGAGCAGCTCGGCCTCGGCCCGGCCGTCGGCACCGTCCTCGACCCGCTGTGCGCGTCCTGCCGTCAGTTCCTGCACGGCTCGGACTTCCTGCAGCGCATGAACTCCGACGGCGGACCCCGCGCCGACGGCGTCGACTACACGATGATCCTCACCCGCTACGACGAGCTGGTCGTCCCCTACACCTCGGGCCTGCTCGACGGCGCGCACAACATCGTCCTGCAGGACGGCTGCCCCACCGACCTCGCCGAGCACGTCGCCGTCGCGTTCGACCCGGTCACGCTGCAGCACGTGCTCAACGCGCTCGACCCCGCCCACGCGAACCCGGTGCGCTGCCTGCCGGTGGGCCCGGACGCACCCGCCGCGTCCTGA
- a CDS encoding pentapeptide repeat-containing protein — protein MTAVTTAEDLLAAARDGVEVGSAVLDETDLRETDLAGLVLRGGSLAGADLRGVRLDRARITGTSLAGADLREADLTDAVLGGVDLSGARLAGATLGDTRFTGCRMIGTVLRGLRGLTASFVLDDCSLQLADLRDVAMRGLRIADCDLSEADLSGADLRDVRFERCRLRGTVLRSTRLDGADLRGCDLGEVTPDTPRELRGAIVSPTQAGAICAALGLTVLEP, from the coding sequence GTGACGGCGGTGACGACGGCGGAGGACCTGCTCGCGGCGGCCCGGGACGGCGTGGAGGTCGGCTCGGCCGTCCTCGACGAGACCGACCTGCGGGAGACCGACCTCGCCGGACTGGTCCTGCGGGGCGGTTCGCTCGCCGGGGCGGATCTGCGCGGCGTGCGGCTGGACCGGGCGCGGATCACCGGGACGTCGCTGGCCGGGGCCGATCTGCGCGAGGCGGACCTGACCGACGCCGTGCTCGGCGGGGTCGACCTGTCCGGGGCCCGGCTGGCCGGGGCGACCCTCGGCGACACCCGGTTCACCGGCTGCCGGATGATCGGCACCGTCCTGCGCGGACTGCGTGGGCTGACGGCGTCGTTCGTCCTGGACGACTGCTCGCTGCAGCTGGCGGACCTGCGCGACGTGGCGATGCGGGGACTGCGGATCGCCGACTGCGACCTGTCCGAGGCCGACCTGTCCGGCGCCGACCTGCGCGACGTCCGGTTCGAGCGGTGCCGGCTGCGTGGCACGGTGCTGCGGTCCACCCGGCTCGACGGCGCCGACCTGCGGGGCTGCGACCTCGGCGAGGTCACCCCGGACACCCCGCGCGAGCTGCGCGGGGCGATCGTCTCCCCCACCCAGGCGGGCGCGATCTGCGCGGCGCTGGGACTGACGGTGCTCGAGCCGTAG